The genome window CCTCGCCCAGCCGCCGCCGGAGCCACCCCGTCCCTGCCAGCCGCACCTCCAGCCGGTCCCGCCCCCGGGCGCCCTCCACCGCAACCCGCAGAAAGTACGTCCCGTCCCGTTCTTCGAGCGTCCAGAGGTGTGCATCGTCTAAGTACAGCCGCAGACGCCTTGCGTCGAGTTCCGGCCGCGCCTTCCGGGTTCGGCCCTGCCGCCGCCGGCGCCGGAACGACTTCCAGATGGCCCGCGCCTTTGTGATGGCCGTATACGCATAGTGCGAGGGCGCCTCCGGCCACCGCCCCCGCAGTTCCCCGTAGACGGCCTCGTGCAGACGCTTCCGCCCCGTAATGTTGCGGGCTGCCGCTACCTCTAAGGCCACTGCCGCCATCGCCTGCCAGACCTCGGCCTGCCGCCGGAGCCGCGCTTCCGCATCGGGCGTCGGTTCCAGTCGGCACCGGACGGTGATTTTCGGCGGTTTCATGGGGCGCCGGCTCCGATTTTTTACCCTATTTTTGCAGAAGGTCGGGAAAAGTCAAGTCTACTCGCCATTCGCTACTCGCCATTCGCCACTCGTCATTCGCCCCTCGCTACTCGCCATTCGCTACTTATGTGCCATGAAATTCCATAAAATCCATCGGAAAGCCACAATAAGGTCAGCTGTTGCCAACCCCTCCGGGGTGGGAACTACCCCTTTCACGGTTAGGATGCAGGAGGGGGATGGGGGATGCAAGACAGGCCCCAGGTGTCAGGTCCCGGTGAGATGAGCCCGTGGACCCTATGGGCTCATGGGGCATAGCTCGTGGCCCATGGGACCATGACCCATCAGCCATGAGCCATGAGCTGATATGCGCCATGAGTTGGGGTCTATCGGCCCACCTGCCGGACTGCCCTTCGCTTGGAAAATCGTCCTCCTCGAAGGGTCGAAAAAGCCGATCAAATCGAGATTCTCACGAACCGGACGGCTCTGCCAACAGAGCGGTTCGGTTGGGAGAAATGCGGCTCCCATCCGGGAAAACGATGGCCCGGCGATCTCGATGTTTCAAGCTTGTTAAGGATGACACCGCCATGACGGGCGGTGTTTGGAGGGGATGACACCGCCATCCCTGGCGGTGTTCAGAGGGGATCGACCCGGCCAGGACGGGCGGTGCATGCGGAGGACGCCCGCAGGACGGTGGGCTTTCTATGGAAGCCACCGGCATGACAGCCGGTGTGCCGGGGATAGACGCCAGTCTCTCGACCAGCCCACCTGCCCATCTGCCCATCTGCCGACGGCCCATCTGCCGACCAGCCCATCTGCCCATCTGCCCATCTGCCAACCTGCCTATCTGCCGCTATCCGCTCGGATGAACCCGGCGGAAGAACTCATAGAGGGCGTACACCAGCTGACGGGCCCGGTCGGCGACCGGGTCTGTCTCGGTCATGGCCTGCCGGATGACCTGTTCCAGGTCGGCGACGGCCGCCTCGACCTGCGCCGTGGCGATGTAACATTCGGCCCGATTCACGAGGGCCGCCGTGTCCGTCGGATCCGTCCGGAGGGCGAACGTGAGGACCGGGATGGCCTCCTCATGCCGGCCCATGCGCGTAAGGGTCGACCCCAGGGCGGACCAGAACTCGGCCCGTTCCGGCTGGAGGCTCACCAGGCCGGCCCACAGCTTCAGGGCCGACTCCCAGCGACCCTCCTGACAGAGACCGGCCGCCAGACCGGCAATCTTCTGGACGTCCGCCTCCGAGAAGCCCAAAGCCTGGGCGAAGGGGATGCCATGGGCGATGGCTTTCAGACACTCCAAGTGATCCATCGCAGACCTCCTTTACCGGACGATGACCTGCGTCCGGGTTGGGTCCTGGGGCACCGATGGCCGGACCAGCCCCAAGAGCTCGCAAATCATCGTGTGGACCTGGTGAAGACGCTGACGAAAGTCCGTCACGCCGCGGACCCACCGGTCGAGGGCGTTCGTCATGTTTTGGAGTCCCTGCGTCAGCCGGGACCAGTCGCCGGGTAGGAGTCGGTCCAAGAAGGCCAGGAAGTCCCGGGCGCCGTTCATCGCCTGCCGGACGCCCTCTAAGAGGCGTCCGAACTTTTCGACGCCGGCCTCGGCGATGTCGTGGATCCAATCGCATACCTTCCGGTGAATGCCTTCCAGCTTTCGGCTGAGGGGCCCCAGAAGACGCAGGACGTCGGCGCTCGGCCGTTCCAGGACTTCCGCCGTGACCCCGAGTCGGTCCACGAGGTCGCCCACGGTCGAGCGGCCGGTCTCCAAGAATCGCCGGAGGGCGGCCGGACCCTCTGCGTACCGGAGGGCCTTTTCGACCAGGGCGGCCGCGTCCAGGTGGGGGATGCCGCCGAAGGCCTCCGGGCCGATCCGCAGGAACGCCGAGCGAAGGACGTCGGGGCTCGAGGGCCAAGCCTCCGAGGGCCCGGTGGCGGGCCCTGAGCGAACGCCCATGCGAGTGGATTCGATGAATCGACTCATGATCGCCTCCTCGCTTTTGTCGGACTTCACCCGTCCGGGCGGCCATTCGGAAGGGGAAGCGGGGATGCGGCCTTTGCGGGAAGGCGTATGGAGGGGTGGACGCATAAGCGGTCGGCCGGTGGGCCGATGGGCAGGTCAGCAGGTGGATCACAGGCCGTCGGCCTGGGGCGGCACCCAGGCCCTACGAGACTATCGGCCGACCCGCCGTACCCCAATCGGCCAAGCGGCTTCCGACCCGAAGGGCCTGGCGTGTGCCGGACCGACGCCACTCCCAGGCAGTCGCCTTGAAAAAGTAACCGGCGGCTCGAAGGGCCTCGGCGGGGACCCAGGCCCGCCGGAGCACCGGCCCGAGAAGGACGGCCAGGCCCTCAGGGAGCGCCGCCATGACGACGGCTTCCGACGGCTCGCCCCCTGCGTCGCCGACCGAGAGGAAGAGCCGTTGGGCGGAGACCGTCGCTGAGACGTCGGCCTGAGGACTCACCGGGGGGTAGGGGGTCGGTCCGTCGTGCCACACGGCCGCCAGCCAGTCTTGCCAAAGGGCCTCGACGACGCTGGAAGCGGCTTGCCAGATCGGCAAGGGTGCCCAGTCCGACGGGTTCTGTAAGGCTCGCCAACGGACGTGGAGGACTCCGTGGGTCCACAGGGCCAGTTGGAAGGGGACCCGGTCTTCATCCGGTAGCTGGGCCGCCCAGGCGTCCCACTCGCTCGGGTCGACCCAGAGGCGGCGGAGCTTAAGCCGACCCGTATACTGGGTTAACCACACCAGGAGCCACCAGACGCCCTCGACGGGAACCTCCCCCGTACGGCCCATGGGGACGGCACCCCGCTCGGACAGAGCCCGCACGACGGCCCGCTCCATCTGGACGTACCAGTCGTACAGGCACAGGCCCCAGTCGATATGCCGATGCACCCAGAGATGGCACGGGACGGCGGGATACATCGGGGCATAGAAAAAGCGGGCCGGGCCGGAGGTAGGGACCGATGCCCGGAGTCGGTCCGTCGCATCGGCCGGTTCGCTCCAGCGTTCGACTTGCGCCCGACAGCGTTCGATGCCCTTCAGCTCAAGGGTCCCCTGGGGCGTGGCCAAGAAGCGAAAGCAAAGGGCCGACCAGGGTCCCACCGGGGCGCCGGCCGTGGGATGCCCCTCAATGGGACCGTCTCCCACGTACCAATCGACCCAGAGGCCGTCGGCCGCCCTCTCGATGCGGGCCGCCCAGGGATGCCGGCCGTAGTCCCGACAGGCGACTGACCAGAGGCCGTCTCGGTGAAGCGGCCGCTCCCAGGGGAGGGACCCCGACCGTCGGACCGGGGAGACGTCCCGACATGGGCGCTCAGGGTCCGGCCCTTCCGGCCAAAAGACTAAGGGGTTCCCCCGCACGTGGATGAGCTTTTGCCATTGGCGCCGGTGGGGCACGGGTCGCAAACGGCCCTGCCACGCCTCATAAGGCCGTAAGCCAAGGCCAGGCCGGCCCATCACGGGCAGTCGAAAGGAAAGGCCCGTCTCCGGCGCCGGCTCAAACCAGGGTCGGTCCCACACGTCCGTCCCGATACACCCGGGCCAGGGGACCGCACGGGCCCGGAGGTACAACCGGGCGTGCCGGTCCCGAAAAAAGGCCGGGTGAAGCCGGAGCCACTGACGGACCCGGGCCCGGACTTCCGGCGGCGGACTCCCCATCGAGCGCCAGAGCTGGCGTTCCGTAAAGTAGGGCCGTCCCCACCGTTGTACGTGCCAGATCAGACCATAGACCGTCTCGGGATCGAGAAACGGAGCCCTCAAGACCTGGACCTGTAGGAGAGCAAAACGGTTGGACCCCGCCCCTCCCATGGGGTCGGCCTCAAAATGACCGACCGCTTGCGGCGGACGGGCCGGGTCAACCTCCCAGGGGTTTATACTTTACTTCCACGAAGGAAAAGTCGTCCAGCCATACGATGCCGTCTTCGTGGGGACTGGCGTAAATCACGGCCGCGGCCGCATGCTCGGGAACGGTCACCGCCATCTCGTACTTTTGCCAGGTCGGTCCGACCCTGACGACCTCTATATCGGTCCCTAAGAACTGCCCTCGCACGTCGGACCAGTTGACCTGGAGCCTCGCCGCCGCCTGGGTGCCGGAAGCCCGCGCATGTAAGCGGAGCCAGTAGATTTGGCCGGGCTGGACCGGCACGGCCTGAAACAGGACGTTCTGACCCCGGACTTGCACCGCGACCCGACCGCTGTGGCTGTATTGCC of bacterium HR11 contains these proteins:
- the bepA_11 gene encoding Beta-barrel assembly-enhancing protease, with the translated sequence MDHLECLKAIAHGIPFAQALGFSEADVQKIAGLAAGLCQEGRWESALKLWAGLVSLQPERAEFWSALGSTLTRMGRHEEAIPVLTFALRTDPTDTAALVNRAECYIATAQVEAAVADLEQVIRQAMTETDPVADRARQLVYALYEFFRRVHPSG